The following proteins come from a genomic window of Bactrocera tryoni isolate S06 chromosome 1, CSIRO_BtryS06_freeze2, whole genome shotgun sequence:
- the LOC120777690 gene encoding cysteine-rich DPF motif domain-containing protein 1, whose product MEDSKISNQSPYNLNRYEDLQLNVKDDEAEISRLEADANVSKSSEKCESQTDERVPKIKFQCTMCDMLEMVNYYGKTPPFVYGLKLLEDSFVLRDPFQSPPIRWKPKAEYFVIIGSRCTVCENVVCKGAECSFYFTCTYCLACAKKHINKFPIESQAKLRKQLEIKIKK is encoded by the coding sequence ATGGAAGATTCTAAAATCTCGAACCAATCCCCTTACAACCTAAATAGATACGAAGATTTGCAGTTAAATGTGAAAGACGATGAGGCAGAGATTTCACGCTTAGAAGCTGATGCCAATGTCTCAAAAAGTTCAGAAAAATGTGAATCACAAACCGACGAACGTGTtccgaaaattaaatttcaatgtaCTATGTGCGATATGTTGGAAATGGTGAACTATTATGGCAAAACTCCGCCCTTTGTGTATGGACTTAAGCTTTTAGAAGATTCTTTTGTACTACGTGATCCTTTTCAATCACCTCCAATTCGTTGGAAGCCTAAAGCAGAGTACTTTGTAATAATAGGTTCCAGGTGTACAGTATGCGAAAACGTCGTTTGCAAAGGAGCGGAATGTAGTTTTTACTTTACATGTACTTATTGTTTGGCTTGcgcaaaaaaacatattaataagTTTCCCATAGAATCACAAGCAAAATTAAGAAAgcaattggaaataaaaataaaaaaatag